CAGTAGAAGCTTTTGGGGCAATATCACCCTTGGCCATGCTATATAATGGGTTattattaacttattattttattctttccagAGTGCCTGTGTTTGTGCTGCCACCCATTCCACAAGATCCATCAAATGATCTAATGGAATGGTTTGATGAATCTTGCAATGTATTTAATTCTTTGAAAGACATAATGCTGGAAGCTTATTTAGAAAGAATGCGGAGACTTAATGAAATGCCGAGAAAAGCTGGAGATGTTTTCTGGTGGCCATTTACTCAGCACAAACTTGTACCACCTTCTGCTGTTACAGTCATTGATTCACGCTGTGGTGAAAACTTTTCAGTGTACAAGGTTTGTgtatttcaaataatataagaTGAACAATAGCCTAACTCACTTCTATCTTCTGTTTTATACTCTACTTTTACAATATTGCATACCAAGTTCTTTTTGTCTTTCTTTCTAAATGTTAGTTGTCAGGTTTTGATGTGAAAATTAATTACCTGTCtttatttctacattcaattaCAGGTTCAGAACAAAGAGTACATAACTCAACAATTTGATGCCTGTGCTAGTTGGTGGACTCAAGGACCTGATGCAACTTTACAGGTCATCTTTATGTTTTCTACTCTCTTTCTACCCCTCTCTTTTTCTCTGATGGtctaatcttattttatttgtttgtctACTTAGTCTAGCCAATTGTAAATTGTTTCAAACGCTGGCCTAACACATGGTTTGTAGCTACATAGCATGTTGCTGAACCTTGGCCTAACAAACTTTATATTGGAGTAGAGAGTTTCTTTTTATGCCCTTTTCAGGTTGTCTTGGGGGGGGGGGGCGGGGGCGGCTGGGCTGTTCTTTTGGACAGGACATACTTCTAAAATGCTTAAAGGTTTTGACATAGAGAACTTAATGCAATTATCTGTCTTTTGGACAGGACTATGGAAGAAAGTTTCTTACTCTCTTACTAGTGGCTTAATCTGCTTTGTAGTTTAGTTGCAAATTGATATTGGGATTTTGACATCCAGGGGCACCCTTAAATAGGTTTGTGGAACTATTTGATGGCAATGGACAAAATGGGAGATACAAGGAGCTGAGCATGAAATTATACTACTTGAAAGCTATATTTGGGAAGTTTTAGGCACTTGGTGGATAGTTGAATTACATGTTAAGATTTAACAGTTTTGTTTGattgataagaaaaaaaagtggtatcactatttataatttacaattgCTGAGATAGTTTTCCCACTTCTATGTCTACGTTGCAGTTGACAGCTCTTTGCAGATATAGTGTTAGTTTTGATCCAGCCTATAAATTGAAACTTTTCCTTCACATATTCATCTCAAGATACAGAATGCTCAAAAGTAGGCATTACGTATGAATACTGAAAACCTCATGTTGACATATccatatttaattcttaaagtTCATTATCAGCATGTTTTTGCTGATATGGAGATATGACTGTTCAAGgatcctccaaatacatggaaaaacttagaaaagTTGAACAACTCGTACTAGACACATACTTGTATCCAACACTAACACCTGAGCTTGAGTAACATAGCTTGACTCTTTCGCATTGCCATGAGTTATAATTTACTTTACCTACTTTGCAGCTGTCAGttgtctgaattttttttaatgcgGTAATTCATTTAGGTGGTTTCAGACTGAACTTGCAAGAGACATGGGTTATGCTGCTGCACGATTTGGGCATGTAATGTTCCCTGAGAATGTTTATGAGCCAGCTTTAGAATGTGCAGAGCTTTTGCTTGATGGTGTGGGGAAAGGTACGTATTCTGTTTCTCTTTAGATATATATTAGCTTTGATTCTCGTCTCATTGATTCTTGGTTCATCTGAGAACATTGGCTGTCACTTTCCACATTCTTTTCttggaaaaatgaaaacaataatGTAAAGGAAAAAGCTGATGATGGCTGTCAATATTGATCCTTTTGTAAAGAGctcatttttgttaaattcttttctttggtttgataaagGTATGAGAATTTGGTCCATGGATGATTTATATGTctttaattatgtttgaatactagttttttatttaattgcaaTAAATTTTTAGGAGTTAGGATTCTTTTGTGTAGGTTGGGCCACTCGGGTGTACTTTTCAGATAATGGTTCTACAGCAATTGAAATTGCTCTGAAGATGGCATTTCGAAAGTTTTCTTCTGATCATGGAATTTTACCAGAGTTATTGAAGAATAACCCAACAGAAAGTTGTATCGAACTAATGGTGGGCCTTATCTTTCTTTTGGTGCCTTGACTACATATTTCATGCATTTTTCCAATAGCTAATGTTAAAATAGCTTCTAACATGCAGagtgaaataatatttttatccctCTGAATATATTTTAGTTCATGTCTTGAGCATTCTCCCCTTCTCTTCCTTAtcgtatattttttatttcttttggtttGCTGCTTGTAGGGCCTTCTATTAatgcttatatatttttaaaaagtttgaggTTCATGATAGACAATGTAAAATGCCCTtgtctaaattaaaaaatttaaaatattagaatggGAAATCTCTAGTTGAAAAGGGTTATTTGGCTGATTCTAAGCACAATGGGAGGTGAATTTGTTTGTTATAAAAGGGGAGTATTCAATGTGGTtgtgttcctttttttttgaactctGTAAGTACTGCATTTTTGCATGAATGTGCACACAATATGTGCCAATGCATGAGTTTATGCGTCTGGATCTGTCAATATGGTTTGTATCTGTTGTATGCATTGCATGCATGTGCCATATACATTTTGCCTACATTCATATGTCTGTCCATATGTGGGTATCTATGCATTCATGAGTGCATTGTCAATTGATAAACTCAATTGCAGAAGCACCTGAACAACAAGTAGACTCTGGGGTTATGTTATACGTGCCTGTTTGTGTTAATCAATCATTTGGAAAAAACAGTGGCTATATTGTTCTTCACCACAGCTGTATTTTCAATGCATTCTTGCATGTGATGCTGAAACTTTTGCAAACAAGGgctaaaaaaatgttttgacagCTCTTAATCTTTTCAAAGTGCTTCATGTAGCGTGATGGTAATTCTTTTGGCAATAGCTGCATTCTGTAGATATATGTAAAACACAGCTTTTCCACTACATGGAGTCAGTTATGTGAGTCAACTATATTTTTGTTCTATATTTAGGATCTTATCTTGAGTGAGACTAGTAACATCAAGGTTTTgccattaaatcacatgttcTTACACATAAAATGTACAAGAGTTacattattttttcttgttgCAGAAATAGTAACCAAAATGGCCTCTTTATTTCAGGTCCTAGCTCTTAAGGGATCTTATCATGGTGATACTTTAGGTGCAATGGAAGCACAGGCACCATCGTCTTTTACTGGATTTTTGCAGCAGCCATGGTATGGATTATTCATTCATGAATGCATTATTCTTTAAGAAGATTACTTCCGTTGCCTGAATCTTTAATTCTTCCTTGGATTGTGTGGATTTGATGTATTGTATTTTGACAAATGGTGCAAGGGAATTTATTGAAGTATTGTATTTTGATGGGTGATGCAGGGGAATTTATCTTATCATAGGATTTCATGACTGCAAAGTCACATTTAGGATATTCCTTGTTCCCTATGATGTGTGGATTAAAGTATGTTATTCagaattacattttattactttaactAAGAATAAGATGAGATTAATTGGTGAGAGTCACTGTCTGTTTTAATCTCTACCTAGTGAAAAAGCTACTCCCATTTCCATACTCTCTCTGACAGAGAGTTGgctaataataatacttaagGGTGGAAAGATATGAtctattttaatcttttcagtTTGCGGCAAAGACCAGGCAGAAAATGTCCACTTAATTTCCTTGTATGCATGCATGTCCGACTCCCTGAACTTGAATTGAAGTTCCAGACTTCCAGTACCTGTTCATGCTTGGACCATTTTTCTATTGAAACCTATGTGGCCATTTTAGTTTTTGAGACTGTGCATTCAGAATGTCAATATTGCACATTTGCCGACACTGCAAAAAGGCAGTGAACCACACGGGAATAGATTTGAACTAGAAACATTCCTTATGTATCTCCCAAAATTCAGTTCATTGACTTTaacaatttctttaaaatttttacaatagaTCCTCTAAACTTTGAGACCAGTGATATAACACTTGTGAACTACTGCATAGAATTAAGTCAATATAACACTTGCGAACTAATGCAGCTAAAGAAGTAATATTCTGAATTCAACAGGTATACAGGAAGAGGGCTTTTTCTAGACCCTCCAACTGTGTTTATGCATAATGGCAAATGGACTGTTTCACTTCCTGAAGTGTTTCATTCTGCAACTCTGAAACCAGAAGATACTAGTAAGTGAACTTGGTCCCCCACACCCGTTTCCCTTACCTTAAAAAAAAAGGTGGGGGTGGGAAGTGTTGAGTTATCATCATCATAATTTCTAAGGTATTATTTTCTCAATATATATTGTGGTTGTGGCAGCCTTCAGGTCTCGTGATGAAATATTTCTTAAGAGGAGGGACGAATCGAATCTTGCTGGCTTGTACTCATTGTATGTTTCTCAGCAATTATCTCAGTATTCAACATTATCTGAGACTAATAAGCAAATAGGAGCCTTAATTATGGAACCAAGTAAGAactaaatttctttaattttattatttgatggtATTACTTTTTGCATGACTAGGTTTTATTTTCTCAtgagtttggaattaaagttcCATTTTTATCTATACAACTACTGTTTTGAACTATAGTAACTGTCTGTTCTGTATACTGTCACGTGGTCTCAAATAAATTTCACTGATTCTAGGAAGTGATCCAGATCAGAAATGTTGTTTTTGACTGGCTTGGATGTTTCTAATAGAGATTGTGGCTAACCTTATTCTGCAAACCCCTGTTCCTTTCTTTTTACTTGAAAGCTTCTTGCTACACTTCCACTTGCTTGTATCGACTTCTGGATTGCTCCTAAGAGAATTGCTAAATTGTTTATCTGATGTTTAACCTCATCTGGTGGATGGATTATTTTATAGTTATCCAAGGTGCTGGAGGAATGCACATGGTTGATCCACTTTTCCAGCGTATGCTTGTCAATGAGTGTCGGCACTGTAGAATTCCAGTAATCTTTGATGAGGTTTTTACAGGTTTCTGGCGTTTAGGAGTAGAGGTTTGTTGCTTTTAATAGGATTTGTCAGTTCTTTTTCATTGGAAAATTATTTTGCTGAGATTTATTGGAAGTTCACTAATCTTTATTTTGTGGCAGTCTGCAGCAGAACTGCTTGGTTGTGTACCAGATATAGCTTGCTTTGCAAAGCTCATGACTGGAGGGATCATCCCATTAGCTGCCACAATGGCAACCGATGCTATATTCGATTCATTTACCGGAGATTCAAAGGTGTTATATTGTTATTCATTGTCTTTAGAACTATTGTTTGGAATTTTTGTACTTTGCGGATTCAGATTGTTTCTTGTGGGAGAAACACTAGTTGTATTTCAAGGCACCTGCATTTATCCATAATCCATCTATTTATTTgcattataaaacataaataaattacttacATATATGTGGTTTGCTGCTTTCAGCTTAAAGCTCTTTTGCACGGACATTCATATTCTGCACATGCAATGGGGTGCACAGCAGCTGCCAAATCTATTAAATGGTTCAAAGATCCAAATACAAACCTTAACATCACATCTGAAAAATCTCAGAAAATGTTGCTTAGGGAGGTATGTTAAAATTGTACTTTTCCCTTTTCACCTTCTACAATTTTAGTTTCCATACCTATCTCTATTCTAAGACGAGAACTTGAGGTGTAAAACTTTCCAACAGGGTAGAATGTTATGCTATCCTCTTCTGGTTGGCAGTTCATATTAGCTGTCTTTTACTCTATTGATTTTATAAGGCTTTtaaatgacatctttcttttggttttttccCCAAAGAAACAAGAAGGATCCAGTCTTGGATAAATCAATCTGGTTAAActgaaatcaaattttcttaaaaaattaaagtttatagcAACGATTTTATTCCAACTGCCTGTCATGAAAATACAGAGACACATTGCTGTTTCCTAATCATATGCTCTCACACTTCAATTCCTGCAGTTATGGGATGCAGAACTTGTGCAACAAATCTCATCACATCCTTCTGTCTCAAGGGTGGTCACATTAGGAACTCTTTTTGCGCTAGAACTACAAGCAGATGAGTCTGACGCGGGGTATATTTACTTCTTTCTCTGTCATATAGTTCTCTGGAACCACCATCCTACTTGCGTACCTTCTATTTCTTTAAGACTGGTAATTTTTTCCGTCAAATGCTTCAAACCTTTTGAATGCAAAACTGTTTTCCTTGAAAGGCAAGACCTTAATCCATCATGTACAGGCGACAGTACTGCACTTTCCATGCTATGAATAGCAGtataagaaataaatgaaacgTGCAATTAGTGACCAACAATAGTCCAAAAGATTTTTCCCTAGTAAATGAAGACCATCCTGGAAAACTCAAATTTATGACATTGATGATTGAGTGGTATGCTGAGCCTTCGGACCTACTTGAGTTCGATTGGCAAGTCTCAAAGTTCCATGATCTATGGCTTGctgatccttttttttttttaaacaggTATGCATCTCTATATGCAAGGTCTCTGGTTCAGATGCTCCGGGAAGATGGTATCTACACCCGACCCTTAGGAAATGTCATCTATGTCATGTGTGGTCCTTGCACATCCCCAAAAATGTGCACTCTACAACTCCTCAAACTTTACACAAAGCTTGAAGAGTTCACCCTAGTCAAAACAAAGATGAATATCAATTAACTGGTATCCtacttttctctcttttttttcctttgctttACGTAGGCCTTTCttattatgaatttatgattacCAAGTGAACTTTTTCTCTAATTTGGAAAAAAGCCATTTTGGGTTAGATAAATTTGGTCTGACACATTCTGTTGATGTTATTAATATATTGATATGGTGATATTTATCCCATTAGTGGTCCCATTTGAGCCTTCGTACTCGTACATTTTAATGCAAGTGTCTAATCTTTTCATTGTCAATAAAAACTTTTTACGAAGTTAGTGGATGACATATATCTTTGGGTAAATCCAATCCAAGGGCactaaattattatgttttggtcatttaacttaaaaaaaattacaaaatgatcactaattatttaaaagttttcatttaaattgcttaagttgttaaaattgttgttgcaTGGTCATCTTTATTTGACTGCTTGCATctattaaaagttatttttttcttttcttctatagTTCAATTTTCTCATAGAATAGCTTTAAACTTCATGAATTTctgaatcaaaatttcaatagttttgcttttcaattttcgacattgaTCATCATATTGACTTGAAtctaaattatgttttagttgttGATGGTATTGATTTATTGTATCAATCATTGAATTGTTACTAAGAGTTTAttacttggattttaaaaaaattaacatcttaataacttaaatacaaattttaaataatttaatgacttaaataattttttaatagttaaatgattaatttataacttttgaaattaagtgaacaaagttaatttaattttagggatGACAAAgagtttatatatgtaattgtaAGTATATTAATGATAGAGTTGGATGTCAGccaaaaatatttacaaaatgtaattttataaatgtgttaccacataattcaatttaaattagaatctaatataaataaacaccaatcttttatttttttgccaaaattgGCTATCAAGTAGGGTGGTGTAAATTTTGGGTAAAGCTGAATTAATTCGGTCGGGTCggttaataaatttttagaagttcgattaacggttaatttgatttgaaattggttggttaattgaattaactgaatttaataaatcatattataatatataaatatttggttGGTGGTCGGgtggttcggttaattttttggaaatataaattaatcggtcggttaatttttatatgttttaattaaaaataaaaatatatacaaattttgattaattcggtttgttaaccgaattaactgaaaaaatttaatttagttaacggttaaagatttAAAAAGGTTGACGAATTAATTAATGGTAGTTCGAATTGGTTAACGGGTCGGCTAACAGATTGAATATTTTTACTACCAAGTTGAgatactaaaaatatatatatatatcaattggGAATATATTCTTTTGAGCATTATTCTTTTTGTGGTTTTAaggaacaaaaatatatttatggagTGGTAAGGTGAGCCTGTAACGTCGTTGCAAATCTTACAATTTGAACGGCTCAGAAAACGACATGTGTCCTACCAAAACCACTTGCCCCCGCTATAATAactattgaatatttaaaaactgACGTGGTTGACTCATCATCCGACAAACATCCAAATCCCAATCCACTAGCAAAAATCCCCTGCATCAGTATCCACCCTAAAACTCCCTTTCACCAAATCCCTCACTCGCCCGCCCTCAGTTTTACGTTAACCGTCATCGCATTACCCTGAATCTTGGTGTACCAGATTATTCTCCGCATCACTTTTTGTCTGCTAAgatactaaaaagaaaaaaataaaaaaaaccaaatacaCAAGCACTCACTGCAAAAGGATTTTCTCTCagatttttctttcctttaaaaaaaaaaaaaatctctgtTTATTAATTGTtcgtttaaatatatttgagacCTCGACTGTTAAGAGTAAGaacctaatttttatttttatttttaaatttctttcagTTAATTTTATCATTCCTTTTCTCTGTTTAAAAAGGAAGATTAgataaggatttttttttttgagtagtgaatttgaagttttcatttaaatcagtGACTTTGATTTTGTTATGATTGCAGATCTGGTACTTAGAGAATGCAAAGGCAAACGCGGTATATGACGAGGACTAATAGTATGGTTAGAGGGAAACGGAGTTTGGAAGGAGATGAAGACCAGC
The nucleotide sequence above comes from Gossypium raimondii isolate GPD5lz chromosome 13, ASM2569854v1, whole genome shotgun sequence. Encoded proteins:
- the LOC105783477 gene encoding bifunctional dethiobiotin synthetase/7,8-diamino-pelargonic acid aminotransferase, mitochondrial, with amino-acid sequence MLLRRHHHHRLFRLRLLLLHHHHHHHQSQSFSTLTIPLSHPTYIIWSSNTSLGKTLVSTGLSSSFLLSPSSSSKKFLYLKPLQTGFPSDSDSRFLFQKLPSLSLRRNLPLFSSHSVLLSSLPAAKSFKPNEFSLNESREMCELGFYEEKKVLEAGRVAPELVSETIYAWEGALSPHLAAEREGGAVEDSELVKRLETLLKEGLLEGGVERGKLDGFCVVETAGGVASPGPSGTLQCDLYRPLRFPGVLVGDGRLGGISGTISAYESLKLRGYDVVAIVIEDHGLINEIPLKSYLRSRVPVFVLPPIPQDPSNDLMEWFDESCNVFNSLKDIMLEAYLERMRRLNEMPRKAGDVFWWPFTQHKLVPPSAVTVIDSRCGENFSVYKVQNKEYITQQFDACASWWTQGPDATLQTELARDMGYAAARFGHVMFPENVYEPALECAELLLDGVGKGWATRVYFSDNGSTAIEIALKMAFRKFSSDHGILPELLKNNPTESCIELMVLALKGSYHGDTLGAMEAQAPSSFTGFLQQPWYTGRGLFLDPPTVFMHNGKWTVSLPEVFHSATLKPEDTTFRSRDEIFLKRRDESNLAGLYSLYVSQQLSQYSTLSETNKQIGALIMEPIIQGAGGMHMVDPLFQRMLVNECRHCRIPVIFDEVFTGFWRLGVESAAELLGCVPDIACFAKLMTGGIIPLAATMATDAIFDSFTGDSKLKALLHGHSYSAHAMGCTAAAKSIKWFKDPNTNLNITSEKSQKMLLRELWDAELVQQISSHPSVSRVVTLGTLFALELQADESDAGYASLYARSLVQMLREDGIYTRPLGNVIYVMCGPCTSPKMCTLQLLKLYTKLEEFTLVKTKMNIN